The nucleotide window CAAATTCTGACGATTAATGTGGCCCGATGATATCCGCTTCTCGTACTCGTTCAGTTTCATGGCTGCCCGGCCGCCCGATTGCGaatcttcatccttcttctgcgAGTCCTCGCCCTGCGTCTTGCCGTCCTGCTCAGGCTCGTCGAGATATCGCTGCCCAGGCCTCTGCCTTAAAGGACCCATGAGAAGTCGCTCATACACTCCTCCTGGTGCAGCACCTGCGGCCTCCTCCTCGTGGCGTTTTGCGGCGCATGCAATGTTGTACACCTCTGGTAGAGGAAGAACTGATTTCTTGAGCATCTGAGCCCGTGTGTCTGTGGCGTGCATAAAGATCTTCATGTGAGCGTCTGAGAGTTCAAGGGTACATTGGCTACCTAACGATTTTAGCATGCGGTTGATGTTTTGAACATTCTCCACGAAAATGTCTGTGTCCTGAAGAGCAAAATGGCCATTGGAAGTTTGTAAGCCGCCAGATGGTTTAGGTTGCCTCAGGGTGCGAGAAGGATCGATATGTCGAGAAATCACAAAGTCTCCGATTGAGAGGTCTCGAAGCGTGCTTTGATACTCCTCTGAAGGCTGCTCACTCGAGGAAGTTCCCAGAATTGCAACCTTGGAACCTTGTTGCCAGGCTGAATCCACAATATTTCTTAATCTCGTGATGAGCATTGAACCCTCAAGCGTCATACTGAGTTCAATGAAGTCGTGGATATGGATGATGAGAGGCTTCTGGCGCGGGGAGCCTTGCTTGATCTCGGCCGCCTGTATAATTTGATCCAGGACCTTGTCGATCTTGAGGTTCTCCCATTTGCCAAAAGGGTCATAGCCACCCTGCTTGATTTTGGAAAGTTCGTCTTCAAGCGAGCCCGAGGCTGCGCGAATGTTAATCACGCCCGTGTCGGGGTCgttgtcctcctcctcgtgcCGTGTCACCACATCGGGATCCTTGTAGAGCTTTCCATTCATCTCTGCAGCACGGAATCCCATGTTCGCGAGTGAACCTCGCGAATAAGCCCAGTCCTGGTCTAGATAGTCTCCTACTATGACGGATAAATCTTGGGCGTTCAATTTAACCAGATCGGCATCGTTGAAGTAGGCGACATGTTCTGCGACAGCCTCTGATATGGCTTGTCCACTATAGCCAGACATGGACAATAAGATAATCTGACGCTTGAGGTTTTTGGACTCAGAGTCAGGAGGGGGTGGTGTCGTTAATTCTCGGCGCAGAGCAGATCGAATAGAGGAGAATGTGAGAATAGGTAGGTCGGCGATGGCTTGGGCTAGGGAGTGGTCAAGTCTCCAGTCATAGTCGAGAATGCTATCGAGGCCTGTCTGAACTGAAAGAAACTGGTCGCGAAACTCTTGGGCATGTCGGTCAAAATCCTTATAGTAGTGCCACCACCAGAATGGCTTTGAAGTGTATATATATTCCGCGTGTCGGGCAGGATAGAGCGAATCAGCCAGATGCCATGCTGAATCGAGCAGCATGTCGTGGGCGCGTGTCAGGCTCGTCAACTTATGTACGAGCTCCTCTTTGAGGCAATTGGCATCAAGAGCAACAACAGCTTTGACACGATCAGCAACTTTCTCGAGCATGGCAGAGAATGTCGCATCGAAGTAATCTTCCAGGGCTCTGTTGGATTCCATTGTTCGAGTCTTGTTATCAGCGACCTGGGGATCGACAAAGATAGAGGACGTCTTTGGTTGTTTGGCATCTTCAGCGAGGGCGATTGGGAGACGTGGTCTTCTCCAGGCATGGTGAAGAGTGACGTTGTCGTCGAGGAACGTTTGTGGTAGTTTGACGGGGGGTAGCGCAGGGGCGGCATGTTTGCGAGCTATTCTGTTTTTCACAGAGGTCGAAGTCCGAACTCGTGAACGACCTGGTGCGGTCTCGGTTCCGTTCTGAGGCTgcacatcttcttcctctacaGCTGCCGGCTGCCCTGGTGGTTTGTCACCATTGTTTGCGCCTGCGCCTGTATCTCTCCAGGTTGACGATGTCTGAAAAGATCGATAGCGTATTCGAGATCGGGCTTGTAATCTTGCGGCGACGATAGCAGGATTGAGCAGGGCACGGAGCCCTGTCGATGGCATCCGTTCGACTTTCTCGTCGGCCGGGACCGACAGGAGAGAGATTGGGAGACTATGGCGAAGCCTTTGAAGCTCAAGTCGCAAGGCTGTGTCTGAGCTATGAGCTAACTTAGTTATGACTATGAGCCATGAGCCATGAGCCCTGTCATGTCTTGCTTAACAATTTCCCCAAAAGTTTCGACAAAACCGGGGCCGGATTTTTTGAGTCGGCCGAATCCCGATCGAATTTCGGGTCTGGTTTGATCAGTTGACAACTGTGACTTCTACAAGATAAGAATGGAAAATATAACAAGTTCTATGACCTAGGTTACATAGAGAACACCTCTGTCACCTGTATAACGTCTTGGAAGTCTGTTGAAGAAAAAGGCTTGGGGGATTTCCTGTTGGCGTAGGGTAGGTAGCTAACACAGTCAAAGGATCAACAGATACGTGTGTGTAGGTGCCAAAGCACGTATGATAAACCCGATTTTGCTCCTCGTGTATACAATTCACTATCCTGACACTGATCAAGTACACAATTTCGGGGATATTATTGAGGCTTTGCTTGGTCGATGACTCCAAATTCTGCTATCATCTCTAGTTTGGTTCCCCCCTCTCAATTTACCACTGGGCTTACGAGAATTTCATAAACGACGGTCCAGCTTGACCAGGTTCCTCAATAAGGGAAACATCGGCTGTATATATCGACATTGCAGAAACCGGCGAGTAAACGTCCTTTAAAcatattctttaaatattcACTATTGTCGGGACTCTGCAAGACATGATATAAGAAACCACCTCTATCCGGGAATGAGTTTTCAATAATATAATGATACAGCAATTCCACTTTGGAATGTTTtgcatcttggagaagagtcaAACTATGCAAAGCCAGGATACCCATTACTACAGTATGCTCCCTCTTCCTATGGACAGATATTTAGGCTGCTGGCTGATGAGGAGTAAGACGGGCTCTGCAGATTGCCGACTTTGGTAGTGGGCGTCCTCTTCGTTTTCAAAGATTGTGCCTCGTGTCGAACTACGCAATAACTATGGGAGGGGATATTGCCTGATGCATTTTTGAATGCCATGTAAGTGTGTAAACTTGATGCTGGGCTTTTTCGAGTCAAGCAACATGTTGACTGTAGATCATAAACCCACTTACAAGGAagactcaacagccttggaaCACCTTGGACGACATTGGATTACAAGGCCTGTCTTCACTTACTAAGTTAATTGGTAGTCTAGCCCCTCTACCCGAATCCTACAGTATCTACAGATCTTATCGTCATCATAGACTAGAGTCGTCATCCAGTCACAACTGCAATGGAACTAACTTGGAGTGCTGCTAAGCCTTGTTTGGTTCTGAGACCTGAGACGCACGTACGCGGGGTTTCCACTGTCTGTTGGTGGGCAACTCATCTCATTCAACCTAACGTTAGCATGAAACTTAACTCAACTCACTCTGGTCATCTCATACATAAATCCGTTCTATTTCGTTCTGTCCGTGATAGCCATGTTATAGTCTTAAACAGCCATGGACAACTCTCAGACCTCATCAGAGCAACCCCAGTCGGAAAGTCCAGAAGAATCGCCGCCTAATTACGATAACAATAAGCCCTACCATTCTAAACGACCTCACAAGAAGTCGCGAACTGGATGTCGCAATTGTAAAGCTCGCAAGGTGAAATGCGACGAGGCTCGCCCTGTCTGCCGATCATGCAGGTTGCGCAAGGCTGATTGCGTGTATCCTACTCCCGCAGCCTCAACTGCTCCCTCTGCAAATAGCAGCATCACCACAAATTCTCCTCAACGACCACTAGAACCTCTATCCGCTCCTCAGAATGCTCCTTCGCCAGACGtcgtctctgtctcttctgGTGATGAGCCTACGGAAGAGTTTGGGCCGTTGACCGTCTCGCCCGTGTTCCGCCACGGCCAAATGGACGTGACAGATATGAAGCTCCTTTGGTTCTACACTAGTTCAACGTGTACCTCTTTCTCTGTGGACCAGGGACCCGCGAACCCCATCAACGAGGTCCTAAGAAACAGAATGGTTCAGGTTGCATTTGAGAACCCGTTTCTCATGGATTCGTTATTTGGTCTCGCAAGTCTTCACATGCAGAGTCTTGAGTTGAGCCATGACCCTGCACGTGCTCTCACCTATCGCGCCCGTTCCTTTGAGGGATATCGCTTGGCTGTGGAAAAAGCACAGCCGGAGACGTTCCCGGCGTTATTGGCCAATTCTCTATTGCTCACTGCTCTATCATCCCAAAACTTCCGCGATGAGGATGGTAAAAAGCTTTACTTGATCGATTGGATGATTGTCTGGAGGGGAATCGGCCTCGTCATTGACCTCATGGGTGTTGAGAAACTCATTGACTCAGGCCTCTACTGTTTGTTTAACAGACCTTCTGTCGACGTTGAGCAGGCCACAAACCACATTCCTGCTTGCCTCGTCTCCATGCTCAACTCCATCGAACCCACTGATCCAGACTTTCTCAACGTGGAAACCTACTACGAGACACTTCAATTCCTCGGCTCTTTATATCAGAACCTACACGACGGTTTCGGGCCCATCATGATGCTGCGGATCATCACCTGGTTCACCTTTGTGCCCCGGAATTTCGTTCAGCTCGCACGCGAATTGCGCCCTCGGGCTCTCATCATTCTCGCGTACTATGCAGCTTTTCTTAAGTTCCCGTCTGATGTCTGGTGGATAAAGAACGTCGGAAATCGTTCACTGCGAGATCTTTGCGAGCACATCGGCCCAGAGTGGCAACAATATCTTCTCGTCCCGCACATGGCACGCCTCGTTGAAGGCGAGCTCGAGCTTGGAAGAGTCTTGTTCGAAGATCCAAATTGGTCACCGCAAAAGCCCAACAGCCTACGATTAGACCCAACGGCATCTGTCacccttgttgatgagaaaggaCGACGTGTTGAGTGGATacctgctgagaagaagcttgtgcTCATGGATTCAAGAGGCCAAGTTATAACCAAGGGAGAGGCTATTGAGAAATGGAGGACTGACATAAACTCTACCTTTACATTCGACCCATGACTGAACGCGTTCAATGGTGGccaatttaataaaatttatgATGCAGGGAGTCAGGAAACGAAAGAATGTTTGGGAACGGTTCATTGGATACCCGTGAGACTTGAAGGTCTCCCCTTTAGCAAAAATAGAGTCATATTTATGTATAACTAGGAACCTTCCACTTCTGCTACAAACTCATCATGAGGTACCAAGATATCATGCTGGGAGTCATCACTCAAGGTCATGGAAAAGAACGCCGAGGAGGAATTCCTTTCACGGATGTTGAGTAAACAAAATGAAATAGGCCAACTGTGACATCGACTGGAGATTGGTggatattaagtatagtcaGGTAGGCATGAGGTCTACGGGAAGAATGGAAACtttggaccttgatcctaaatgatgaAAAAACTTAGGTAACTTTATTCAAGCTTAGGATATCTTCACATAAGTCTAGTATGATACCTAATAAAAGCTGATATTTTCTCACACCCTGAGGGCGTTCATCACATCACGGGCAAGTCGAAATGGTTCACATTtggtaaaaaagaaagcttgaTATGGCTACAAGAGGAATTTTGTTGATTTCTTAGTACACAGCTCACAAAAGAGACTCGGTGGAGCTTATGAGAAACCTCCCGGGACCTTTGTTCCTCTTCTCTATACACAGGTCCTTTATTTCTCTCCTCCCGTCTCCCGCGGCATTAACTTCAATACTTAAACCCCTTACTGaccctcaagctcagcaagaatcttctcacccttggccttggcggAGGCGAAGTCACCAACCATGTAGAAGGCACCCTCAGGAAGGTTGTCACCTTCACCGTTAAGGATGGCCTTGAAGGAGTTGATGGTCTCCTTAAGGTCAACGAGCTTACCCTCGATACCAGTGAAAACCTGGGCGACAGTGAAAGGCTGGCTCAGGAAACGCTGGATCTTACGGGCACGCTCGACAGTAAGCTTGTCGGCCTCAGACAACTCATCCATACCCAGAATGGCAATAATATCCTGAAGAGACTTGTACTCCTGGAGGATCTGCTGGACACGGGTGGCGACGTCGTAGTGCTCTTGACCAACAACTCGGGGATCCAACATACGGGACTTAGAATCGAGAGGGTCGACAGCGGGGTAGATACCCAACTCAGAGATACCACGAGACAAGACAGTGGTGGCGTCCAAATGGGCGAAAGTGGTGGCAGGGGCAGGATCAGTCAAATCGTCAGCAGGGACGTAGACAGCCTGGACTGAGGTAATGGAGCCCTTGGTGGTAGTGGTAATACGCTCCTGCATACCACCCATGTCGACGGCCAGGGTGGGCTGGTAACCGACGGCAGAGGGAATACGACCAAGAAGGGCAGACACCTCGGAACCGGCCTGAGTGAATCGGAAAATGTTGTCAATGAAAAGCAGCACGTCCTGACCCTCTTCATCACGGAAATATTCAGCCACCGTCAAACTGGCGAGATATTGCATTAGCTGGCGTCCAACAAGAGTCGTAAACAAAACATCGTGGTGTAGTATGAGTATCAGTATATGTAcgtgtatgtatgtgtggGGGGTggggctggtgttgaggcgtTGTGGCAGGAAGGGAAGGCACTATCTATCAACTTACCCGGTAAGGGCGACACGGGCGCGAGCTCCAGGGGGCTCGTTCATCTGACCGAAGACCAGGGCGACCTTGGACTCGCCATCAAGCTGAATGACGGAAGTCTCCTGCATTTCGTGGTACAAATCGTTACCCTCACGGGTTCGCTCACCGACACCGGTGAAGACGGAGTAACCACCGTGGGCCTTggcgatgttgttgatgagctcctGAATGAACACAGTCTTGCCGACACCAGCGCCACCGAACAAACCAATCTTTCCACCACGGGCgtagggagcaagaagatcgaCGACCTTGATACCAGTGACAAGAACCTCAGCAGAGGTGGACTGCTCGACGAACTCGGGGGCTTCGGTGTGGATAGGAAGGCGCTTGTCAGTCTTGATGGGACCACGCTCGTCGATGGGGTCACCAGTGACGTTCATGATACGACCAAGAGTGGCGGGTCCGACAGGAATGGTGATGGGAGCACCGGTGTCCTGGGCGGAAGCACCTCGGACGAGACCCTCAGTACCTGCAAAAATGTGTTAGGGGCTGAAGTATGAGAAATTTCGAAGCGATCATAACGTACCGTCCATAGCAATGCAACGGACGACGTTCTCTCCCAAATGTTGCTTGAGGATGTTAGAATTGACCAGTCATACAAGGCAATTGGACGTGAACATACGGAAACCTCGAGAACGAGCTTCTGGCCATTGTTCTCAGTCTCAAGAGAGTTGAGAATGGCGGGGAGCTTCTGAGTATCGAACTTGACTGCAAAAACGTCAGTATTGTTTTCGTCGTCTTGTACCAGGCTCGCCGAGAGCCTATGATAGATGATTGACTAACCGTCGACGACGGCACCGATGACCTGCGAACAGTCGGGTTAGCGCGGAGTTCTTGTGCGGTCGGTATTGCCCGGGCGACCGGAATTGACTGAGGAGCGGCTCGTTCTCACCTGGTGAATCTTGCCGGTGCCGACGCTGGCAGTGCTCGCCCATCGGCTGGAGATGGGGAGTCGGAGAGATGAAGGTCGGAGGGCACGTCGAGGGACGACGGCCGGGCGAGCCGCGCGGGCGAAGGAGGAAATGCCGCTGCCGAGGGAAAAACACAAGGGTCAGCTCAATTGGGCTTCAATTGGGAGGGAAACGTCATCGAAAAATCTTCGACATTCGTTCTTGCGATTGTTACTCACCTCTTGAACATCTTGCCAGATGACAAAGAGCGATCAGAGATGGGAGTGGAGAGAGGTTGGTTGAAGCTGAGGGAGAACTTTTACGGGAGGTGAGCAGTTTTGCTCGGGAGGACGACTTGGTCGGTTAGAGCTTTCGCAGAGTGTCACGTGGAACGCTAGCCCGAAATTACCTCTGGCCCCGCCCCGCCGGGGAAAGCTGCGATGCCGGCAATTTCCCGGGATGAACATGACGGGATTATTCGCAGAGACGCTCCCACCTCGTccctcggggagcaagaaaagaccgtaccttgatataaggtgtTAAAATAAAGTCAGTAAAGGATATCCTAAAATTgtgctaagttacctaagacttttaattatttaggATTAATATACTACCtaggttttctttcctcccctgtCTTGTGAAAAGAGCCAGGCATTTCGGTAGACATGTAAACAGCGACAAGGGGGAGAAGCTGAGAGATGCCTTACATATAGTCGTCACTGAGTCCTTATTCCTTAGGCCTGCAGGCAAAACTAAGTGGCTTTgttttcatcttcaacttaaTCATGGGGACGATCCATTCTTCCTTACATGGAAAGGTGAATGACTGAGCATCGATCCACACCCGAAGTCGAATCTTTAGCcagtcttctcatccttaGCTCTATGCGGAGAATTGACTCaattgttgaggttgaaggcaTCGGTGATCTCGTAGTCAGGTAGGGAACCCTGGATGCCATATTGAGAGGGAACATACAAGACAGAGCGGGGAAAGTAGCATTAACCTGGTTTGgtttactccgtacatacatGTCTGCTGCTGAGTTCAATGAGATGGTGGTGAAATCTCAAGATGCATTGGCTGATCAGAAAACCACGGAAGTACGGATACTGCATAACAAATAAATACCGTGCTCAGTGGAGATAACGAGCGTAGCCTGATCAAGTCGAAGTGTTGAGCGCTATATCGATTCACATCTCCA belongs to Fusarium musae strain F31 chromosome 9, whole genome shotgun sequence and includes:
- a CDS encoding hypothetical protein (EggNog:ENOG41) is translated as MPSTGLRALLNPAIVAARLQARSRIRYRSFQTSSTWRDTGAGANNGDKPPGQPAAVEEEDVQPQNGTETAPGRSRVRTSTSVKNRIARKHAAPALPPVKLPQTFLDDNVTLHHAWRRPRLPIALAEDAKQPKTSSIFVDPQVADNKTRTMESNRALEDYFDATFSAMLEKVADRVKAVVALDANCLKEELVHKLTSLTRAHDMLLDSAWHLADSLYPARHAEYIYTSKPFWWWHYYKDFDRHAQEFRDQFLSVQTGLDSILDYDWRLDHSLAQAIADLPILTFSSIRSALRRELTTPPPPDSESKNLKRQIILLSMSGYSGQAISEAVAEHVAYFNDADLVKLNAQDLSVIVGDYLDQDWAYSRGSLANMGFRAAEMNGKLYKDPDVVTRHEEEDNDPDTGVINIRAASGSLEDELSKIKQGGYDPFGKWENLKIDKVLDQIIQAAEIKQGSPRQKPLIIHIHDFIELSMTLEGSMLITRLRNIVDSAWQQGSKVAILGTSSSEQPSEEYQSTLRDLSIGDFVISRHIDPSRTLRQPKPSGGLQTSNGHFALQDTDIFVENVQNINRMLKSLGSQCTLELSDAHMKIFMHATDTRAQMLKKSVLPLPEVYNIACAAKRHEEEAAGAAPGGVYERLLMGPLRQRPGQRYLDEPEQDGKTQGEDSQKKDEDSQSGGRAAMKLNEYEKRISSGHINRQNLRTTFDDVHVPKETISALKLLTTLALVRPDAFSYGVLAQDKIPGCLLYGPPGTGKTLLAKAVAKESGANMLEISGATINDKWVGESEKLIRAVFTLAKKISPCVVFIDEADSLLANRSMLGARASHRSHINQFLKEWDGLEETEAFIMVATNRPFDLDDAVLRRLPRRLLVDLPLQVDRAAILRILLKGETLDAAVSLEELAKRTPYYSGSDLKNACVAAAMAAVEEENEAAARHSGPEPYEYPEKRILRQDHFDKALRQIPASISEDMQSLKQIRKFDEEYGAKKKGAKKTMGFGVGVEKKFADAEEVRIRRGP
- the ATP2 gene encoding atp2, beta subunit of the F1 sector of mitochondrial F1F0 ATP synthase (EggNog:ENOG41~BUSCO:EOG09261T74), which gives rise to MFKSGISSFARAARPAVVPRRALRPSSLRLPISSRWASTASVGTGKIHQVIGAVVDVKFDTQKLPAILNSLETENNGQKLVLEVSQHLGENVVRCIAMDGTEGLVRGASAQDTGAPITIPVGPATLGRIMNVTGDPIDERGPIKTDKRLPIHTEAPEFVEQSTSAEVLVTGIKVVDLLAPYARGGKIGLFGGAGVGKTVFIQELINNIAKAHGGYSVFTGVGERTREGNDLYHEMQETSVIQLDGESKVALVFGQMNEPPGARARVALTGLTVAEYFRDEEGQDVLLFIDNIFRFTQAGSEVSALLGRIPSAVGYQPTLAVDMGGMQERITTTTKGSITSVQAVYVPADDLTDPAPATTFAHLDATTVLSRGISELGIYPAVDPLDSKSRMLDPRVVGQEHYDVATRVQQILQEYKSLQDIIAILGMDELSEADKLTVERARKIQRFLSQPFTVAQVFTGIEGKLVDLKETINSFKAILNGEGDNLPEGAFYMVGDFASAKAKGEKILAELEGQ